TGCCTGAATCTTTGATCAAGGCGGTTATTGATACAGAATCTGGCTTCAATCCGAATGTAGTTTCTTCCGCAGGTGCCAAAGGACTAATGCAGTTGATGGATGGGACGGCAGCAGGGTTGGGGGTAAGCAACGCTTACGATCCCGCTCAAAATATAGATGGTGGTACCAAATACCTTTCTCTCCAGCTCCAGCGTTTTGGTGGAGAGGTGAAGATGGCACTTGCTGCTTATAATGCCGGACCGGGACGGGTTTCGAGTCTGGGCGTATCGAGTGATGCTGAACTGATGAGTGTACTTAATCGTCTTCCTTCAGAAACTCAGGCTTATATTTCCAAAGTGGAGAAGGCGCAGACGAAATATATGGTATAAATGGTATAGACCGAAGAAATGGCAACACAACAGTATGTTCTGGAAGAGATCAAACGCGGGAACAGCACCCTTAAATGTGCTTGGTTCCTGTTTGGTCTTTTTGTGTTGAGCGGGGATCGTGTTACAATGCTCACTGTAGATTCCACAACGAAGAGACAAGGAGGGGAACCTCATTTGAAATATTTTGATTATGCAGCAACGACGCCTCCTCATCCGGATGTCGTTCGAACTATGGCTGAGATTATGGAGGCGCAATATGGAAATCCGTCTTCGATTCATGGATATGGTGAGCGTGCTCATCAGTTGTTACGCCGAGCGCGAGCTGGTTGTGCTGCCGCTATTGATGTGAAACCGGAGGAAATCGTATTTACCTCAGGCGCAACCGAGAGCAACAATCTTGCCATTAAAGGCGCAGCATTGAGGTATCAGTCCCGGGGCAAACATATCATTACAACTGCAACGGAGCATGCTTCGGTATATGAGAGTTTTGTGCAGTTGCAGCAGTGGGGATGGGATGTCACTTGGCTTCCCGTCGATTCCGACGGTCTGGTTAGCGCCCAGCAGGTAATGGATGCCATAAGATCAGATACGGTGCTTGTGAGTCTGATGCATGTGAACAATGAAACGGGAGCAATACATCCAATTGCTGAAATTGGAGTACGACTGAAAAAGGAAGCGCCAAAGGTGCTTTTTCATGTGGATGGTGTGCAGGGTTTTGGCAAGTTGGATGCTAAACCTGCGGAATGGGGCGCGGATCTGTACAGCTTGTCTGCTCACAAGATTCGTGGTCCCAAAGGAGCTGGACTTCTCTACGTACGAAGTGGAGTGGAGCTTACGCCTCTACTGTCCGGGGGGTCCCAAGAGCAGGGGTTGAGAGCGGGAACTGAAAACGTACCTTTGCTTGTGGGTATGGCGAAGGCAATGCGTCTCGCTGCGGAACGTCAGGCTGACTTTGCGCAGCGTACAACGATTTTGCGAGATCGTATTATGCAGGTCATAGATACGATTCCCGGACTTGTGCTAAATAGTCGTAAAGAGGGTGCACCGCACATTGTTCATTTTTCCTATCCTGGAATGAAGGCAGAAGTGGCACTGCATACCCTGGAGCAACTTGGAGTAACTGTTTCTACACAATCTGCCTGCTCTTCGCGATCGGCTGAACCCAGCAGGGTATTGCTCGCCATGGGCAGGGATAATGCTTGTGCTGCTGGTGGATTGCGTATTAGTCTTGGAGATGAACATATAGAAGAAGATGTGGCTCTGCTGGAGCAGGCTTTACATCAGATGGTGGCGCAGCTGCGCCCGTTGGAAAGGCGGATGTGATTTTAGATGAAATATGATATGCTGCTTCTCCGTTTCGGAGAGTTTATGTTAAAAGGAAAAAACCGTGCCCGGTTTGAAAAAACAATCATCACCCAGGTACGTTCCCTGCTCAAACCTTATCCAGGTGCAAGTCTGCGTAAGGAGTTTGGACGGTTGTATGTCGATCTGGGTGGTGAATCTCATACAGAGCTGATTGCTGTGCTGAAACGAGTATTCGGTGTTATGTCGATCAGTCCCGTTAAAGTGACCCCATCTGAAGCTGATCAGATCGTGGAGACTGCCATCGCTTTTATGGATGAGAGGGAGTCTGAATTCAAAGAAGGTACCACATTCAAAGTTAATGCACGGCGTGTATGGAAAGAGTTCCCCAATTCTTCCCATGAAATGAACCATCTCGTAGGTTCTCCTATTCTTCGGAAATTCCAGCAGTTAAGTGTAGACGTGCGTCAACCTGACATTGAACTGCGTGTGGAAATTCGGGATCAGGGCACGTATATCTTCAGTGAGGTGATTCCGGCTGTAGGCGGGTTCCCCCTGGGCACAAATGGAAAAGCAATGCTGTTATTATCGGGTGGCATAGATAGCCCTGTAGCGGCATGGTCTTCGATGCGTAGAGGTCTGGAAGTGGAATGTGTACACTTTTACAGTTATCCGTTCACAAGCCAGCGTGCCAAAGAAAAGGTCATTGATTTGGCGCGTGCACTTGCTGATCATGCAGGCACAATTAAGCTGCATCTGGTTCCTTTTACGGAAATTCAAACAGCATTTACCCAACTGGGACAGGATAACTTGATCATCACACTGATGCGCCGCTCCATGTTACGTATTGCAACCAAGCTGGCTGAACGTGAACGTGCGCTTGCACTGATTACCGGAGATAGTCTGGGACAGGTAGCGAGCCAAACCTTGCCAAGCATGAATGTCATTGGACGTGCGACGGATCTGCCGCTGCTGCGGCCGCTTGTCATGATGGACAAACAGGAAATTATAACTTTATCCAAACAGATCGGAACGTACGATATATCGATTCTGCCATATGAGGATTGTTGTACTCTTTTTGTACCAAAATCCCCCACGACGAACCCAAATCTTCGTATTGTGGATAAAATCGAAGCGACCATGAGTCAGCTGCCGGAATGGGTGGAGCAGGCGGTGGAGAAGACAGAAACCATTACGCTGCATGCAGGTGAAAACTTTATGGTAACCAATCAGCAGGATGAAGCTAATGAAATGAAAGAAGAGTGGTTCTGAGAAACCGTATTCTGGATTGAATAACATAATAAGGACTATGTTATCTTCATGAAGAAAAAGGACTGGCCGATGTAGTTATCGGTCAGTCCTTTTTTATGGTTGTGGCTGATGGGGATTTCACTTAATTAAAGCTTAGGAATAGGAGTGCTGACGCTCTCCACCTGGTTTATTGCTGCTTGCACGTTTGCGATATCCCGCAAATACGACACCACCAGTAACGAGAACGATAAATAAGATTCTCAGTGCAGGATGCTCAGTGAAGAAAGGCACGAGACGGTGTTCCTCTGTAATCATATTGGAAGCCGTATACCCTAGCACGATAGCTCCCAGATAAATGATCCAAGGGAAATGATTAATTAACTTGATAAACAACGTACTGCCCCAAACGATAATAGGCACACTGATCAGCAGTCCGAGTATAACAAGTACCAAGTGCTGCTGTGCTGCACCGGCAACGGCGATGACGTTATCCAGTCCCATGGCAGCATCTGCGATAACAATTGTACGCACAGCTACCCAGAGAGAACTGCCAGCCTTGATATCGGAATGTTCTTCCCCTTGATCTGCCAATAGCTTGTACGCAATCCAAATTAGGAGTAATCCCCCAACAAGGAGCAGCCAAGGCACTTTAAGCAGCCAGAGCACAATCACGGTGGCTACAATGCGAATCAAAAGTGCGCCGCCTGTTCCGTAAAGAATCGCCCTTTTCTGCACAGAAGGGTGCAAATTTCGAGCTGCAAGACCAATCACGATGGCATTATCGCCAGCCAGAATTAGATCAATAAATACAACGTTCAACAACGCTAGCCAAAAAGCGGGGCTAAACAACTCCATACGATGTCACTCCTTCTATATATCCAAACCTGAGAAAGCTTGTTCAACGTTTAAGAATAGCATGGACAACTTTGACATACAAGTTAGAGTGGGGGGATGAGAAGCATGGATACGCTATGGCTGTTGACCGAAATATTAATGATCAATCTGGTTCTGAGTGGAGATAATGCGGTTGTTATCGCACTTGCAAGTAAGGATTTGCCTGCGAGACAGCGCAAGCAGGCAGTATGGTGGGGGGCTTTCGGCGCTGTTGTTTTGCGCTGCTTGTTAACCTTTGCAGCTGTGCTGCTATTGGGGATTCCTTTTATTCAGGCGGCTGGCGGTCTGCTGTTGCTATGGATTGCTGTTAAGCTGCTGCTTCAGAATGAAGATGAAGTACATATTCGTAAAGCGTCCACGACCTGGAAAGCGATCCAAACGATTTTGATTGCTGACTTTGTCATGAGTCTGGATAATGTTCTCGCAATTGCTGCTCTGGCGGATGGGGACTTGGCGCTCACGGTCATCGGAATTGCTATAAGTATTCCGATTGTGGTGTGGGGCAGCGGATTAATTGTCGGTTTGTTGAAGCGGTTTCCGATTCTGGTATTTGCCGGTTCAGGTATTTTGGCCTTCACAGCAGGTGAGATGGTGATGAATGATCCGAAGCTGGGACAGTGGCTTGGCGGCTTGGCAGCTGAGGCGCATACCTTGCTGCCTGCAGCTATGGCTTGTCTTGTAATCGCGATTGGAGGAGCGCATAAGTTCGTTCGTCGAAACGTGTAAATTGATTTGAACAAACGGAAATATAAATTGTTCTGGCGAACTGCTCTTTTGGGGCAGTTTTTTTGCTGTGTTTATTTGTTCTAGAGGTATGGGCGAACTTGAATAAGTCATAGACCGATCAGTTTAGGGTAATACAGGATAATGGAGAGAGGCAAAGTACGACATAAGGTGTAGTTTTTTGCATACACATCGGCTACACTAGAAAAAGGCTGGGAACAGTCAGTCATCATGGAATTGTTTATCATTTTAGCTTGCGGGTACATAGCCAAATGTTATAAGAGGTGATTGTAGATGAGGATGAGAAATGAAAAAGCAATCGGAATATTTATTTTTGTTGCAGGTTTAATAATTTTACTCGGCAAACTTGGTGTGTTTGGCTTTATTGGCCGGCACTTCTGGCCTTTGCTCATCTTGTTGCCTGGTATTGCTCTTCATGCATTATATTATGCAAGGCTTACGCCATCATGGTCACTCGTTCCAGCAGGTACGTTAACCGTCTATGGTCTGTTGTTTGGAATCACGAACACATGGGGCAGCGGATTGATGAGCAACCTGTGGCCTGCTTTTTTGCTTGGAATTGCCGTTGGTTTGCTTGAATATGCACTGGCTGATCATCGAAGACCTGCAGTGGTACTTCCGGTTGCATTGGGCGTGGGAATCCTTTCAATTATTTTGTTCGGATTTACAATGCTTCACACCGGTATTATCTATGTGCTGGCGGTAATTTTGATTGTAGGCGGGATATGGTTGCTGTTTGGCCGAGGACGTCAAGGGAGAGGCTGGTAACATTCCCATTGGTCTTTCAAGCGAAATATCTTGATTTTTACCTATGATCAACTATAATATAAGGGATATAGGATGCGTCGGGATATCACCGACGCTTATTTTGGGTGAGTAACCTGCGAATTTGCGGGAAGTTTAGTAGATAAGAATTGAAATTGGAAAGGATATGGATACAAACCATGCATTCAAGAGAACACATTCGCAATATTGCGATTATTGCCCACGTCGACCACGGGAAAACAACGCTCGTCGACAAGTTGCTCCAGCAATCCGGTACTTTCCGTGATCACGAAACGGTACAGGAGCGCGCAATGGACTCCAACGATTTGGAGCGTGAACGCGGTATTACGATTCTGGCTAAAAACACAGCTATTACCTATAAAGATTACCTGATTAACATTGTGGATACACCAGGACACGCCGACTTCGGTGGTGAAGTGGAACGTATCATGAAAATGGTTGACGGCGTATTGCTCGTTGTTGATGCTTATGAAGGCTGTATGCCACAAACGAAATTCGTACTTCGTAAAGCACTGGAGCACAACCTGACACCAATCGTTGTGGTAAACAAAATTGACCGTCCAGCGGCTCGTCCGACTGAGGTTATTGATGAAGTACTGGACCTGTTCATTGAACTGGGTGCCAACGATGAACAACTTGAATTCCCTGTTGTATATGCTTCCGCATTGAACGGAACATCCAGCATGGAAAGTGATCCTGCGAAACAGGACGACAACATGATGGCGATCTACGATACGATCGTTAGTCATATCCCTCACCCAACAGAGAATGTTGAAGAGCCACTTCAATTCCTCGTTACTTTGATGGACTACAATGAATACCTTGGCCGTATTGCCAT
Above is a window of Paenibacillus sp. E222 DNA encoding:
- a CDS encoding TerC family protein, producing MELFSPAFWLALLNVVFIDLILAGDNAIVIGLAARNLHPSVQKRAILYGTGGALLIRIVATVIVLWLLKVPWLLLVGGLLLIWIAYKLLADQGEEHSDIKAGSSLWVAVRTIVIADAAMGLDNVIAVAGAAQQHLVLVILGLLISVPIIVWGSTLFIKLINHFPWIIYLGAIVLGYTASNMITEEHRLVPFFTEHPALRILFIVLVTGGVVFAGYRKRASSNKPGGERQHSYS
- the thiI gene encoding tRNA uracil 4-sulfurtransferase ThiI, translated to MKYDMLLLRFGEFMLKGKNRARFEKTIITQVRSLLKPYPGASLRKEFGRLYVDLGGESHTELIAVLKRVFGVMSISPVKVTPSEADQIVETAIAFMDERESEFKEGTTFKVNARRVWKEFPNSSHEMNHLVGSPILRKFQQLSVDVRQPDIELRVEIRDQGTYIFSEVIPAVGGFPLGTNGKAMLLLSGGIDSPVAAWSSMRRGLEVECVHFYSYPFTSQRAKEKVIDLARALADHAGTIKLHLVPFTEIQTAFTQLGQDNLIITLMRRSMLRIATKLAERERALALITGDSLGQVASQTLPSMNVIGRATDLPLLRPLVMMDKQEIITLSKQIGTYDISILPYEDCCTLFVPKSPTTNPNLRIVDKIEATMSQLPEWVEQAVEKTETITLHAGENFMVTNQQDEANEMKEEWF
- a CDS encoding cysteine desulfurase family protein; the encoded protein is MKYFDYAATTPPHPDVVRTMAEIMEAQYGNPSSIHGYGERAHQLLRRARAGCAAAIDVKPEEIVFTSGATESNNLAIKGAALRYQSRGKHIITTATEHASVYESFVQLQQWGWDVTWLPVDSDGLVSAQQVMDAIRSDTVLVSLMHVNNETGAIHPIAEIGVRLKKEAPKVLFHVDGVQGFGKLDAKPAEWGADLYSLSAHKIRGPKGAGLLYVRSGVELTPLLSGGSQEQGLRAGTENVPLLVGMAKAMRLAAERQADFAQRTTILRDRIMQVIDTIPGLVLNSRKEGAPHIVHFSYPGMKAEVALHTLEQLGVTVSTQSACSSRSAEPSRVLLAMGRDNACAAGGLRISLGDEHIEEDVALLEQALHQMVAQLRPLERRM
- a CDS encoding TerC family protein, which gives rise to MDTLWLLTEILMINLVLSGDNAVVIALASKDLPARQRKQAVWWGAFGAVVLRCLLTFAAVLLLGIPFIQAAGGLLLLWIAVKLLLQNEDEVHIRKASTTWKAIQTILIADFVMSLDNVLAIAALADGDLALTVIGIAISIPIVVWGSGLIVGLLKRFPILVFAGSGILAFTAGEMVMNDPKLGQWLGGLAAEAHTLLPAAMACLVIAIGGAHKFVRRNV